A part of Cryptococcus gattii WM276 chromosome G, complete sequence genomic DNA contains:
- a CDS encoding Oxidoreductase, putative (Similar to TIGR gene model, INSD accession AAW44453.1) produces the protein MPTPLTLLLSAIAITVTYFTMPFWPFRKLNYDPRGKHCYITGGSSGLGKALAERLVKQGAHVTIVGRDTKKAEGVVEKLKAIAAPGQIIQCISADLTSPTASTEAIHAACKPHADQAPDYVYLCAGFSQPKLFTEMTKQELKDGLDGVYWVSAYTAHEACQMMTKQRRIGKIIFVASFLSYVSFAGYSSYSPAKYALRGLSDALRSEMLLHNIDIHIFLPCGITGPGFDAENRTKPAVTKKIEEGDTPITPEVCAAALESGLKKGYYQITDNLVTEPIRLRSNGGVPTNNFLLDTLWLIIGSVGVPIWRMTADSTVRSFRPKVEKELQAKGYYVS, from the exons ATGCCCACCCCATTAACGCTCCTCTTATCGGCAATTGCAATAACAGTCACCTACTTCACAATGCCATTTTGGCCATTTCGGAAATTAAACTACGATCCTCGAGGGAAACACTGTTACATCACAGGCGGCTCGTCAGGCTTGGGCAAGGCTCTTGCTGAGCGGCTGGTGAAGCAAGGAGCCCATGTTACGATTGTCGGGAGAGATACTAAAAAGGCGGAGGGCGTAGTTGAGAAGCTCAAG GCCATCGCGGCACCTGGCCAGATCATCCAGTGCATCTCCGCAGACCTTACATCACCTACCGCCTCTACCGAGGCTATACATGCTGCATGCAAACCACACGCGGACCAAGCGCCTGACTACGTCTACCTCTGTGCAGGTTTCTCTCAGCCGAAACTGTTCACTGAAATGACGAAGCAAGAGCTGAAAGATGGGCTTGATGGTGTGTACTGGGTATCGGCTTATACTGCTCAC GAGGCATGTCAGATGATGACCAAGCAACGCCGCATTGGCAAGATTATCTTTGTCGCCAGTTTCCTCTCCTACGTTTCTTTTGCCGGATACTCATCCTACTCACCCGCCAAATACGCTCTTCGCGGCCTTTCAGACGCTCTACGTTCAGAAATGTTACTGCATAATATTGATATCCACATCTTCTTACCGTGTGGTATCACCGGCCCTGGGTTCGATGCTGAGAATAGGACAAAGCCGGCTGTAACAAAGAAGATTGAAGAAGGGGATACGCCTATCACGCCAGAAGTATGTGCGGCGGCTTTAGAAAGCG gcttgaagaagggatATTACCAAATCACAGACAACTTGGTCACCGAACCTATTCGCTTACGTTCCAACGGTGGTGTGCCGACCAATAATTTCTTACTCGATACACTCTGGCTTATCATTGGGTCTGTCGGTGTACCTATCTGGCGAATGACTGCCGACTCTACTGTGAGATCTTTCAGGCCTAAAGTGGAGAAAGAGCTTCAGGCGAAGGGGTACTACGTGTCATGA
- a CDS encoding Intracellular transporter, putative (Similar to TIGR gene model, INSD accession AAW44451.1): MSNFLPIPTKTATPLPSFAKHLLDYISAHFRDAHPEAFRKDVDALVGMRKDWVEAKLEAHPEIIRAFMRYHAQLAFLSTKFPSDINLPFAYYLPFPATFSLSPDAPISLSSLTFERACVLFNMAALYASMAAAERRAEAEGIKRALGYLTAAAGVLEYLITSVLPTLRSELSSPQAAGYDMTESFLGTLKEFVLAEAQECYWQQAVLQGTYKNGLIGKLSMKVSEYYKAALSSMNGTDYPSSSYFPSNWTAHINVKQMHFEAAAQFRLSQEDLEKSRYGEEIGRLKVAESLAKKGLDAARKGVADSVVSDLKQLQAAIKSSLERAVRDNDLVYVQPIPPANQLAPIVGVGMVKVNVPAEVAEPVTWLMGGKAGMEPLFSGLVPYGVHLALSIYDDRKDTLVRDLDGKREELDGLAASTLQSLNLPGSIQALDRPVGLPPSLLKKSEEVISSGGIERIRSLLDEVNRLARANVQSLNEAMDILDQEATENESLIARQPELQQTRQPSHVANQPLVQMAEQYEATIKQAGGSDATVRAKWEEWTRLVGILAAGEMEMEDYVPGTTSPSGSLPPSVRPLRASLEELDDHIAHRARLVREARQIAAADDIRPEVLKEATKLAHGGSGDVKTEWFEDLFERGLEKYVEMKREMDEEVAKQDELLEQIRTQNEGFLSERKDDPIIKERERRLQDMDLAYWKWREIVDNAEEGIKFYNSFAEMLHGFKAACGQFLNTRRIDVGQLSAQFQQQANVNVSEPQEQPEPRYQSPPPQSFQPSPSPSPAHFRPSAPPPFSPSPVISPALSITTRRESPPKALSFLPHPSSSAWQPASVDFLPPPPPPPILRSGGVQSQPKVAPPVTPSITAIREQVQGAPRRMTRAAAAAAERDEATERNKYSSGGPRRKGGGVV; this comes from the exons ATG TCAAActtccttcccatcccCACGAAGACAGCaactcctcttccctctttcGCCAAACATCTTCTGGATTACATTTCAGCTCACTTCAGAGATGCCCACCCGGAGGCATTTAGGAAAGATGTGGATGCTCTTGTGGGAATGAGGAAAGATTGGGTAGAGGCTAAGCTAGAAGCCCATCCTGAGATCATAAGAGCATTTATGAG GTACCATGCACAGTTGGCATTCCTGTCCACGAAGTTCCCTTCCGATATCAACCTTCCCTTCGCCTACTATCTTCCTTTCCCAGCTACATTCTCTCTCAGTCCAGACGCACCTATATCACTTTCCTCTCTGACGTTTGAGAGAGCATGTGTTCTGTTTAACATGGCGGCGCTTTATGCTTCTATGGCTGCGGCTGAAAGAAGAGCAGAGGCAGAGGGGATTAAGCGAGCATTGGGTTATCTCACT GCAGCAGCAGGTGTTCTTGAATACCTCATCACCTCCGTCCTTCCCACCCTTCGGTCTGAACTCTCATCGCCTCAAGCTGCAGGCTATGATATGACAGAATCATTCCTCGGCACTCTCAAGGAATTTGTGCTTGCTGAGGCTCAGGAGTGCTATTGGCAGCAGGCTGTTCTCC AGGGGACTTACAAGAATGGTCTGATTGGGAAACTTTCAATGAAAGTATCAGAATATTACAAGGCTGCTTTGTCTTCTATGAATGGGACGGATTACCCTTCGTCTTCCTACTTCCCTTCA AACTGGACGGCACACATCAATGTCAAACAAATGCATTTTGAGGCGGCTGCTCAATTTCGCTTAAGCCAAGAAGATCTTGAGAAGAGCCGGTACGGAGAAGAAATTGGGAGGTTAAAGGTGGCCGAAAGCTTGGCAAAGAAGGGTTTGGATGCTGCTCGGAAAGGCGTGGCCGACTCCGTCGTTTCGGATTTGAAG CAACTTCAAGCAGCAATCAAGTCTTCACTGGAGCGTGCTGTCAGAGACAACGACCTTGTCTATGTTCAACCTATTCCCCCGGCTAACCAGCTCGCCCCGATCGTCGGCGTGGGGATGGTTAAGGTCAATGTACCTGCCGAAGTAGCAGAGCCAGTGACTTGGTTGATGGGTGGAAAGGCTGGAATGGAGCCCCTTTTCAGCGGTCTGGTACCGTATGGCGTGCATCTAGCCCTCA GTATCTACGACGATAGAAAGGATACTCTTGTCAGGGATTTGGATGGCAAGCGAGAGGAGCTTGATGGTCTCGCCGCCAG CACTTTACAATCCCTCAACCTTCCTGGCTCCATACAAGCCCTTGATCGACCGGTTGGActccctccttctctcctcaAGAAATCTGAGGAAGTCATCTCTTCCGGCGGCATCGAACGAATCCGCTCCCTTCTTGATGAAGTCAACCGCCTTGCTCGTGCCAACGTGCAGAGCCTAAACGAAGCCATGGACATTCTTGACCAAGAAGCTACTGAAAACGAGTCACTGATTGCCCGTCAACCTGAGCTTCAACAAACTAGGCAGCCATCACACGTTGCTAATCAGCCTTTGGTTCAAATGGCAGAGCAGTATGAGGCGACGATCAAACAAGCAGGGGGAAGCGATGCAACTGTAAGGGCAAAATGGGAAGAGTGGACGCGTTTGGTTGGGATCCTTGCCGCCGGAGaaatggagatggaggatTATGTCCCAGGGACAACGTCTCCATCCGGATCGCTTCCTCCCTCAGTAAGGCCTTTGCGAGCAAGTTTGGAAGAGCTCGACGATCACATTGCGCATCGGGCTCGTCTTGTACGGGAAGCTCGACAGATAGCGGCTGCCGACGATATTCGTCCAGAGGTCCTGAAGGAGGCGACGAAGCTCGCCCATGGTGGAAGCGGAGATGTTAAGACTGAATGGTTTGAGGATCTGTTCGAAAGGGGCCTTGAGAAATACGTTGAAATGAAGAGggagatggatgaagaagtcGCGAAGCAGGACGAGCTGTTGGAGCAGATTCGC ACTCAAAATGAAGGTTTCCTTTCGGAACGCAAGGATGACCCTATCATCAAGGAGCGCGAGAGAAGACTGCAGGATATGGATCTTGCATACTGGAAATGGAGGGAGATTGTGGATAATGCTGAGGAAGGGATCAAATTCTACAACAGTTTTGCAGAGATGCTTCATGGTTTCAAAGCCGCTTGCGGACAGTTCCTCAACACTAGACGAATTGATGTAGG ACAATTATCGGCACAATTCCAACAACAAGCGAACGTCAACGTGTCTGAGCCTCAGGAACAACCTGAACCGAGGTATCAATCACCCCCGCCTCAATCATTCCAGCCCTCCCCCTCACCGTCCCCTGCACATTTCCGACCTTCGGCTCCACCTCCCTTCTCCCCATCCCCTGTAATTTCACCAGCTCTTTCGATAACTACTCGCCGTGAATCCCCGCCCAAGGccctctctttccttcctcatccttcatcGTCGGCCTGGCAACCAGCGTCCGTTGAtttcctccctcctcccccaCCTCCTCCCATTCTTCGTTCTGGTGGTGTTCAGTCTCAACCCAAGGTTGCACCGCCTGTGACTCCATCCATCACCGCTATTCGAGAGCAAGTACAAGGGGCACCGAGAAGGATGACTAGAGCAGCAGCTGCGGCCGCGGAGAGGGATGAAGCCACAGAGAGAAACAAGTATAGTTCGGGCGGACCGAGGCGAAAAGGAGGTGGTGTTGTATGA
- a CDS encoding Histone acetyltransferase, putative (Similar to TIGR gene model, INSD accession AAW44449.1) translates to MQTPVHHGHRLHGQGAVIREDFCSFCGGTDTINKQGVQETMVSCAACGRSGHPTCLNMLTPKLRKRVMMYDWHCIECKMCEQCEIKGDDSRLMFCDTCDRGWHSYCLNPPLAKPPKGSWHCPKCLSPPAVSSASISNPRSAARPSKSRPQPSKPGKARPASTPNPSSNRRRPKQSLAGDDVLFTSHRIKVKIPNLDSQYRDSEEGRGTPMIVRLKVPKRPVEEEPEEEKVPYGGVITGDDADTTRTKITKADKEAYEIARKAAEKQLGGPIPARETSRPGSPIPMASPCGKATPSSKFPATSRPLRDRLLHQTLPEAYPFPSTPSPSTPCATQEVTPWTGSARLEKIKTIRFGPYDINTWYSAPYPEEYAYVPDGRLWLCEFCLKYMKSGFAATRHRLKCKSRHPPGDEIYREGAVSVFEVDGRKNKIYCQNLCLLAKMFLDHKTLYYDVEPFLFYVMTEVDELGARFVGYFSKEKRSMDNNVSCIMTLPVRQRKGWGQLLIDFSYLLSKKEGRTGSPEKPLSGLGAVSYKSYWRFTVFKYLLNAISPSSSHTLELPRIPDVTLGPTSEFDFKCNPDTKPTPPRITSNDISKATSMTLEDIFSTLSAEGMINVLDDLTADTIEKTPSRARARGRSRGRPNVNRRKTDPNGSGTPDPQRHQDEDDHVKIPKRYEILLDKTYIQAVVEKHEAKGYLKLVPERLKYHPFLVARQTEEPGSGGKNREEEDGNEEEGEENKRNEDESENGVVRFVDSIAEGAHIIAQSHKHLHPVPPSTVSCTSHHPVYPIPTPNHNPIPDSNTQSPARNLRKRKSDVALETPVRQLRSRDSMRGRMGASPRTLRKRNDVALGEGIAEEGEGNQAFSKLNWLPVKSATQFADGEIPIDPALLEESITLDPSIYGSVGEERYDDDAEGEGYIGEDDDAEGEEYIGEEEDAEGEEDAEYIDYDV, encoded by the exons ATGCAGACCCCAGTACATCATGGTCACCGACTACATGGCCAGGGGGCAGTCATCAGAGAGGACTTCTGTAGCTTCTGCGGAGGCACAGACACTATTAACAAGCAAGGTGTTCAGGAAACTATGGTCAGCTGCGCCGCCTGTGGACGGAGTGGGCATCCGACATGCCTGAACATGCTTACTCCAAAGCTCAGGAAGCGGGTCATGATGTACGACTGGCATTGTATAGAGTGCAAGATGTGCGAGCAATGTGAAATCAAAGGTGACGAT TCGCGGTTGATGTTTTGCGATACATGTGATCGCGGTTGGCATAGCTACTGTTTAAATCC ACCACTGGCAAAACCACCAAAAG GTTCATGGCATTGTCCAAAATGCCTATCACCACCTGCGGTCTCATCAGCATCTATTAGTAATCCCAGATCGGCTGCTCGCCCCTCAAAATCACGTCCACAACCTTCAAAGCCAGGCAAAGCGCGACCAGCCAGCACTCCCAACCCTTCCAGTAATCGTCGTCGGCCAAAACAGTCACTAGCAGGAGACGATGTCTTGTTTACTAGTCATCGTATCAAAGTCAAGATACCAAACCTTGATTCTCAATATAGGGATtcagaagaaggaagaggaacaCCTATGATTGTCCGACTGAAAGTACCCAAAAGACCAGTCGAAGAAGAGccggaagaagagaaagtCCCGTATGGAGGGGTCATAACAGGCGACGACGCAGACACTACTCGGACAAAGATAACAAAAGCAGATAAGGAAGCGTACGAGATCGCAAGAAAAGCAGCAGAAAAGCAACTCGGTGGTCCTATCCCTGCACGTGAAACATCAAGGCCTGGATCACCTATACCTATGGCATCACCTTGTGGTAAAGCTACACCTTCCTCAAAGTTCCCAGCCACAAGCAGACCTCTCCGAGACCGACTACTCCACCAGACCTTACCCGAAGCGTACCCGTTCCCTTCTACCCCTAGCCCTTCCACGCCATGCGCAACGCAAGAAGTAACTCCTTGGACAGGGAGCGCAAGATTAGAGAAGATCAAGACAATAAGGTTTGGGCCGTACGATATCAACACGTGGTACTCTGCGCCGTATCCCGAAGAGTATGCATATGTGCCGGATGGGAGGTTGTGGTTATGCGAGTTTTGTTTAAAGTATATGAAGAGCGGATTTGCCGCGACGCGGCATAGG CTGAAATGCAAATCAAGGCATCCGCCGGGGGATGAGATCTATCGTGAAGGTGCTGTCTCAGTTTTTGAAGTGGATGGACGCAAAAACAAA ATTTACTGTCAAAATCTATGTCTTCTGGCCAAGATGTTTCTCGATCACAAAACGCTCTATTACGACGTCGAACCGTTCCTCTTCTACGTTATGACCGAAGTCGATGAATTAGGCGCTCGATTTGTCGGATATTTCTCAAAGGAGAAGCGGAGTATGGACAACAACGTTAGTTGTATCATGACCTTGCCGGTGCGACAACGTAAAGGATGGGGCCAACTTTTGATCGACTTCA GTTATCTTCTATcgaagaaagaaggacGAACAGGTTCACCTGAAAAACCCCTTTCGGGCCTAGGAGCTGTCTCATACAAATCGTACTGGCGTTTCACTGTTTTCAAATACCTCCTCAACGCCatctctccatcttcaagCCACACTCTCGAACTCCCCCGCATCCCAGACGTCACACTTGGTCCTACATCCGAATTCGACTTCAAATGTAATCCAGATACCAAACCGACGCCTCCTCGCATAACATCCAATGACATATCCAAAGCTACTAGTATGACGCTAGAAGATATTTTTTCCACCCTATCTGCGGAAGGAATGATCAATGTTCTTGATGATTTGACGGCCGATACAATAGAGAAAACACCAAGCCGTGCTCGAGCAAGAGGTAGGAGTCGGGGCCGTCCGAATGTAAATCGCCGCAAGACAGATCCGAATGGTTCAGGTACGCCTGATCCACAGAGACATCAGGACGAAGACGATCATGTCAAGATACCGAAACGGTATGAGATTTTGCTGGATAAAACGTATATTCAAGCGGTGGTGGAGAAGCATGAGGCAAAAGGGTACTTGAAGCTGGTACCGGAGAGATTGAAGTATCACCCATTCTTAGTTGCGAGACAGACTGAGGAGCCGGGGAGCGGCGGAAAGAATagggaggaagaggatgggaacgaggaagagggagaagaaaatAAGAGGAATGAGGATGAGAGCGAAAATGGAGTTGTGAGGTTTGTGGACTCAATTGCCGAAGGTGCGCATATCATCGCCCAGTCACACAAGCATCTTCATCCCGTTCCACCCTCAACAGTATCTTGCACATCACATCACCCCGTCTATCCTATACCAACCCCAAACCACAACCCAATCCCTGATTCCAACACACAATCACCGGCGAGAAATTTGCGTAAACGCAAGTCTGACGTTGCGCTCGAGACACCCGTGAGACAGTTAAGAAGTCGGGATAGCATGCGAGGACGAATGGGAGCGTCGCCGAGAACGTTGCGAAAGAGGAACGATGTAGCGCTGGGTGAAGGAATTGcagaggagggagagggaaaCCAAGCGTTTTCCAAGTTGAATTGGTTACCTGTTAAGTCAGCTACTCAATTTGCCGATGGCGAGATTCCTATCGACCCAGCGCTTCTCGAAGAAAGTATAACTCTTGACCCGAGCATCTATGGTAGTGTGGGTGAAGAAAGGTACGACGACGATgcagaaggagaaggataTATCGGCGAAGATGACGATGCAGAAGGGGAAGAGTATAttggggaagaggaagatgcGGAAGGCGAGGAGGATGCCGAGTATATTGACTATGATGTCTGA
- a CDS encoding U5 snRNP-specific 40 kDa protein, putative (Similar to TIGR gene model, INSD accession AAW44447.1), whose product MSVRKSPPTAGPGMALAKRARVEDEADENTMVMTVASSGEGQRKNALIRSVKRTSSLEAPIVSLSAAHGGEITACVFDPSGQTLAASSVDRSISLWKTYPPHDNYGILPNVHKTAILDIAYSFDSETIYSGAADGTLISTDLRTGERISRYSAHYGPLNSISVTISGGRELVLTGGDDGIARVWDFALDGKDPVAEFDDERDCPVTAVEWSSDGNQCFVGGVDNTIKVWDLRTTKVLYALHGHTDTIASLSLSPNGHYLASYALDSALIIYDVQPFSSDPMRVYRSLTGAPAGFEQTLIRCAWTKHDGGQRIAVGGGDRTVTVWEVETGKVLYKLPGHKGTVTGVDFHPREPIILTGSKDTNMLLGELDAQDFS is encoded by the exons ATGTCCGTCAGGAAGTCGCCACCCACAGCAGGCCCGGGAATGGCCCTCGCAAAACGCGCTCGAGTGGAGGATGAGGCCGACGAAAACACCATGGTCATGACCGTTGCTTCTTCAGGCGAGGGACAGCGGAAAAATGCTTTGATAAGGAGTGTCAAGAGGACGAGCAGTCTCGAAGCCCCTATTGTGTCACTCTCGGCTGCTCATGGT GGCGAGATTACGGCTTGCGTGTTTGACCCCTCAGGACAAACTCTTGCGGCTAGTTCGGTGGATCGCAGCATTT CCTTGTGGAAGACCTATCCCCCTCATGACAACTATGGCATCCTTCCAAACGTTCATAAAACCGCTATCCTTGATATTGCGTACTCCTTCGACTCTGAAACCATCTATTCC GGTGCTGCCGATGGCACACTCATATCTACTGACTTACGTACCGGTGAACGCATTTCCCGTTATTCTGCACACTATGGCCCTTTAAACTCTATATCCGTTACCATTTCTGGCGGTCGAGAGCTCGTGTTGACAGGTGGCGATGATGGGATTGCCCGTGTATGGGATTTCGCGCTGGATGGGAAAGACCCTGTAGCAGAGtttgatgatgagagaGATTGTCCGGTGACAGCTGTGGAGTGGAGTTCAGATGGGAACCAGTGTTTCGTTGGTGGAGTTGACAACACCATCAAG GTCTGGGACTTGCGAACGACCAAAGTTCTCTACGCGCTTCACGGCCACACCGACACCATCgcttccctttccctctcccctAATGGCCACTACCTCGCCTCTTACGCTCTCGATTCTGCTCTCATCATCTACGACGTCCAACCCTTCTCATCCGATCCTATGCGTGTGTACAGATCCCTCACGGGCGCACCCGCAGGTTTTGAACAAACCCTCATACGATGTGCGTGGACAAAACATGATGGCGGACAAAGAATAGCGGTAGGAGGTGGAGATAGGACTGTTACTGTTTGGGAAGTAGAGACAGGCAAGGTGCTGTACAAGCTTCCAGGGCATAAGGGAACTGTGACTGGTGTGGATTTTCACCCTAG AGAACCGATCATCTTGACAGGATCAAAAGACACAAACATGTTGCTTGGCGAGCTGGATGCTCAAGATTTCTCATAG